Proteins found in one Carassius auratus strain Wakin chromosome 12, ASM336829v1, whole genome shotgun sequence genomic segment:
- the LOC113112058 gene encoding uncharacterized protein LOC113112058, which translates to MSNQEKRHRSSMHHLRYLDSFMDDIDREVMSLTDRAFKSLCIGDEAIYNDSEFSPSLVSCHKPMVEDVSKKTQQSSYSALKKLKSYPLNGGNDPLSRSNKSSKDSLLFAASTAKKNGESSKMTNGDSWDKSALLSIQRELSEISSDYHSLRAGHLSQAKNNLKSDEKGSAKKSSKVASNPPGKSSKSKQSKNNKLKKLNCINFFLHSEFSPFLSWGDFNKFSIRQEHISEIVLSNRPPEWYDSPLYKELTAAHGHYKLSVPPSVEKEVEMCPKQSETHPLKPQLGSVQTAAPNEPPKPEKESGHIQQNIPTKAPPLVAEQRCNSERVEACIPWRKSRSRAKSAAPVGHSINLPACEKTNAGEGSAQEFKKEVKTMEDQNFTSSTPFSISQLLTPVIPSRHGTESSEILQTVLSPTALEIPALSERELHPSPEIKREGYKSIASSLLYNLKDNRKRVKAMYSPPKFKGLDSTNQSKESPQLEVSKDVLEIPDNSEAKTISPGHHKAIISPMSPLLETANGGMPDDYLALSLLQSGKLKSNRSPATNKAKYPSLKLYQKASAEEIRENAQTVVDVSSQVSTEKASKDHDIKHNYPSKLLKGVELRNKNDTLESMLNAKKLTKGINSERTIENKSGKSPGVSLTKLEEQAISDGTNQIKDRLETRGTVSAQKSPVREKESNRKEAGTKHAFSARQNNYIKSQRFVSTDDDKNHDDSSNAEEWLMDIKIKNVNDECSRHSKNTKTKEIRQEEHNEGICKNKGLVQTTVDGPLLKENVHVSGEATTAKEQSSITSKNGLESQREQKVKDEIFSVKGNTSAKRALFASMELVPNKSTAPLKRDNVVIDKYDLAKMALEEVIAEREQRTLKNNACGCEKPQDDLELPNSGEDKLPSMFMLNEMGTSTKYGKGQNSISTFETNWQTVQTKSEDMAKHGESHVPEVKLARPCEQEAFNGQRQHAEPIKYNERARLCLDHQESNTNNISKGDKIHQKKELMNKNINQAMKCTKMGGNLESRDICSVGQYEEELGVDKRGSSYKPEITPKRGRSDSHSNEGVGEKTEGNLEFKREGETTGKTEIMESREIRKVQSSQTKNRGPVRGNVSALKEKYNKEIKVNRKDFQKDLPVGGTCSEKSMEERTIEKAPKDKMKHKFVPPQLTVCDTERGTYSIINNQMVSESEIISNSSSKESERSKEHFSSQRKHSQVTQDFQKDVSDLTNNINEGTQDKAKTNEKEEGADKQNKSKGPKVYVKDFLSGVLGLSSSERVKTVDELEEELSETLSAESFKPDKVRKDSITVYDILGQSHSVSSLNGKQTHHSSCFSNSGEPSLLHESEQGAQPEELLRKAEVCNMKEQVDEKVKDTFQKPSIDSCSLSNHESESNVSDRVVSPPSDVDKRGWVHSLIESARNLTQIPHSRTSSEDKQNNCLKRSEKDEEDLDLFKDHSQVEMPVVSVKSPQPNQPEMQFLSVPATHLVTVKDRKSSVGSASVSEEEERCSAVSTLSEGIDGYETSRGDMMDENIFNTAPREDREASKAPSERSASASSGNDSQGQNKPPVVPPKTEKALRRAMKLTTRMIQKAEAKSKSEQKGDKSVAHKAERRNHCTDKVHDRSEHRSLSSDRISSKQSKPHDYTVEHKAQRSEKHGRRHNGHKSQNVEENDPSAKVPHETKGKDTGDSKTHRNKKQQEGTSNHGDDLENGQISNDSARLGRSNEKYLPKKLERRTQSLDRFLRDKPRNISSSSGKTGVDVHSTEGITLRHNSIEHNYAPDTNFVTQSFPMTQRKLLQDPDSGEYFLVDMPVQVKTKTFFDPETKSYVQLPVQSPETAVRQAPPLEIMNTPPLMLYHGFVPVPLPSQKSVMRTGGSMIPPDNLEDFEPSRKQMQETFYKTHNEEVNPYSEPVYISQEHTPEDEIDSVR; encoded by the coding sequence ATGAGCAACCAAGAGAAGCGCCACAGATCAAGCATGCACCACCTCCGCTATCTTGATAGCTTTATGGATGATATAGACCGTGAGGTCATGAGCCTGACGGATCGAGCTTTTAAGAGTTTGTGCATTGGAGATGAAGCAATCTACAATGACTCAGAGTTTTCCCCCTCTCTAGTCAGCTGCCACAAGCCAATGGTGGAGGACGTCTCAAAAAAGACTCAGCAGAGCTCATATTCTGCTCTCAAAAAACTTAAGTCTTACCCCCTTAATGGAGGAAATGATCCATTAAGTAGATCAAATAAGTCATCAAAAGACTCATTGCTTTTTGCAGCTTCAACAGCCAAAAAGAATGGTGAGAGCAGTAAGATGACAAATGGTGATTCATGGGACAAATCTGCTCTACTCAGCATCCAAAGGGAGCTCTCTGAGATTTCTTCAGATTATCATAGTTTAAGAGCGGGACATCTTTCCCAAGCCAAGAATAATCTTAAATCAGATGAAAAAGGGTCTGCCAAGAAATCAAGCAAAGTTGCTTCAAATCCACCAGGAAAATCTTCTAAAagtaaacaaagcaaaaacaataaaCTGAAAAAACTGAATTGCATAAACTTTTTCCTTCACAGCGAATTCAGCCCGTTTTTGTCATGGGGGGATTTCAATAAATTCTCCATCAGGCAGGAGCACATTTCGGAGATTGTGTTGAGCAACAGGCCACCTGAATGGTATGACTCGCCTCTTTACAAAGAATTGACTGCAGCACATGGGCACTATAAATTAAGCGTCCCCCCATCAGTTGAAAAAGAAGTTGAAATGTGTCCAAAACAAAGTGAGACTCATCCACTTAAACCACAGCTTGGTTCTGTACAAACAGCAGCACCTAATGAACCCCCAAAACCAGAGAAAGAGTCCGGGCACATCCAACAAAATATTCCTACAAAGGCTCCTCCGCTAGTCGCTGAACAGAGATGCAATTCAGAAAGAGTGGAAGCTTGCATTCCCTGGCGAAAAAGCCGAAGTAGAGCAAAAAGTGCTGCTCCTGTGGGGCATTCCATCAATTTACCTGCCTGCGAAAAGACAAATGCTGGAGAAGGGAGTGCACAGGAATTTAAAAAAGAAGTCAAGACAATGGAGGACCAGAACTTCACTAGTTCAACTCCTTTCAGTATTTCACAGCTGTTGACACCAGTAATACCCTCCAGACATGGGACAGAATCTTCAGAAATACTGCAAACTGTGCTCTCACCCACTGCCCTGGAGATCCCAGCACTCTCTGAGAGAGAACTGCATCCCTCACCAGAGATTAAGAGAGAAGGGTACAAATCCATAGCATCAAGCCTGTTGTACAATCTCAAGGACAACAGAAAACGGGTTAAGGCCATGTACAGTCCACCTAAGTTTAAAGGTTTGGACTCTACAAATCAAAGTAAAGAGTCTCCCCAGCTTGAAGTGTCAAAAGATGTGCTTGAAATACCAGATAATTCAGAAGCTAAAACAATTTCACCTGGTCATCACAAAGCCATTATCTCTCCAATGAGTCCCTTGCTCGAAACTGCGAATGGTGGAATGCCAGATGACTATTTGGCACTGAGTCTGCTTCAATCTGgaaaattaaaatcaaacagGAGCCCTGCAACTAACAAGGCAAAATACCCATCATTAAAACTTTACCAAAAAGCTAGTGCTGAGGAGATCAGAGAGAATGCTCAAACTGTGGTTGACGTCAGCTCTCAGGTTTCCACAGAAAAAGCCAGCAAAGATCATGACATCAAGCATAATTATCCAAGTAAATTGTTGAAAGGTGTAGAGTTGCGAAACAAAAATGATACCTTAGAGTCAATGCTAAATGCCAAAAAGCTCACTAAAGGTATAAATAGTGAAAGGACTATTGAAAACAAATCTGGAAAAAGCCCAGGTGTAAGTTTAACAAAACTGGAAGAACAAGCCATTAGTGATGGTACAAATCAAATTAAGGACAGATTGGAAACTAGGGGAACAGTCAGTGCACAGAAAAGCCCTGTTAGAGAAAAAGAATCAAACAGAAAGGAGGCAGGaacaaaacatgcattttctgcACGACAGAACAACTACATTAAAAGTCAGAGATTTGTAAGTACAGATGATGATAAAAATCATGATGATAGTTCTAATGCAGAAGAATGGCTGatggatataaaaataaaaaatgttaatgatgAGTGCTCCAGGCattccaaaaatacaaaaacgAAAGAGATAAGACAAGAGGAGCATAATGAaggaatatgtaaaaataaaggaCTAGTACAAACAACAGTGGATGGACCACTATTGAAAGAAAATGTTCATGTAAGTGGAGAGGCTACCACAGCTAAAGAACAGAGCAGTATTACATCAAAGAATGGGTTGGAAAGTCAAAGAGAGCAAAAAGTAAAAGATGAAATTTTCTCAGTGAAAGGAAACACTTCTGCAAAGAGAGCACTGTTTGCATCAATGGAACTGGTGCCAAATAAGTCAACTGCACCCTTAAAGAGAGATAATGTTGTTATAGATAAGTATGACTTGGCCAAAATGGCTTTAGAGGAAGTAATTGCTGAACGAGAGCAAAGAactttgaaaaataatgcatgtgGTTGTGAAAAACCTCAAGATGATCTTGAGTTACCCAACAGTGGAGAGGACAAGCTACCTAGTATGTTTATGCTGAATGAAATGGGGACAAGTACAAAATATGGCAAAGGTCAGAATAGCATATCAACTTTTGAAACCAATTGGCAGACTGTGCAAACAAAGTCAGAAGACATGGCCAAACATGGTGAAAGTCATGTGCCTGAGGTAAAATTAGCCAGGCCCTGTGAGCAGGAAGCATTTAATGGGCAGCGGCAGCATGCAGAACCTATAAAATATAATGAGAGAGCCAGACTGTGCCTAGATCATCAAGAAAGCAACACAAATAATATCAGTAAGGGTGATAAAATACACCAAAAGAAagagttaatgaataaaaatataaatcaagcaatgaaatgcacaaaaatggGAGGTAATTTGGAAAGTAGAGATATTTGTAGTGTGGGACAATATGAGGAAGAGTTGGGTGTTGATAAAAGGGGTAGTTCTTATAAACCTGAGATAACCCCAAAAAGAGGGAGAAGTGATTCTCACAGTAATGAAGGAGTAGGTGAAAAGACAGAAGGTAATTTGGAATTTAAAAGAGAAGGTGAGACTACAGGCAAAACTGAGATAATGGAAAGTAGGGAAATAAGAAAAGTTCAGTCAAGTCAAACAAAGAATCGAGGCCCAGTGAGAGGAAATGTATCAGCTCTGAAAGAGAAGTACAACAAAGAAATTAAGGTGAACCGcaaggattttcagaaagaccTGCCTGTTGGAGGTACATGTTCTGAAAAGTCTATGGAAGAGAGAACCATTGAAAAGGCCCCAAAAgacaaaatgaaacacaaatttGTTCCACCACAACTCACTGTCTGTGATACTGAAAGAGGCACTTATTCCATTATCAACAATCAGATGGTTTCAGAAAGTGAAATAATTTCCAACAGCTCTTCAAAAGAATCAGAAAGAAGCAAGGAACATTTTAGTTCACAGAGGAAACACAGCCAAGTCACTCAAGACTTCCAAAAGGATGTAAGTGATCTCACAAACAACATAAACGAAGGAACACAAGACAAGGCAAAAACAAATGAGAAGGAAGAAGGTGCTGACAAGCAAAACAAATCCAAAGGTCCAAAAGTGTATGTGAAAGACTTCTTAAGTGGAGTTCTTGGACTGTCAAGCTCAGAAAGGGTCAAAACAGTAGATGAACTTGAGGAGGAACTCTCTGAAACACTGTCCGCAGAGTCTTTCAAACCTGATAAAGTCAGAAAGGACAGTATCACAGTTTATGATATCCTTGGACAGTCTCACTCTGTATCCTCATTAAATGGCAAACAAACACATCACAGCAGTTGCTTTTCAAACTCAGGTGAACCCTCTCTACTGCACGAATCTGAACAGGGGGCACAACCCGAAGAGTTGTTAAGGAAAGCCGAAGTCTGCAACATGAAAGAACAAGTAGATGAAAAGGTGAAGGACACTTTCCAGAAACCATCAATAGATTCCTGCTCATTAAGCAACCATGAAAGTGAGTCAAATGTCTCTGACAGGGTAGTTTCTCCACCGAGTGATGTGGACAAGAGGGGATGGGTCCACAGCTTGATTGAGTCAGCTAGAAACTTAACACAAATACCACACAGTCGTACCTCCTCCGAGGATAAACAAAACAACTGTTTGAAAAGATCTGAGAAGGATGAGGAAGATCTGGACCTCTTCAAAGATCATTCTCAAGTTGAGATGCCTGTTGTATCAGTCAAGAGTCCCCAACCAAACCAACCAGAAATGCAGTTCTTGTCTGTTCCAGCTACTCACCTGGTCACAGTCAAAGACAGAAAGTCGTCGGTTGGAAGTGCCTCTGTGTCTGAGGAGGAGGAGCGATGCTCTGCCGTGAGCACTTTATCTGAGGGAATTGATGGCTATGAAACAAGCAGAGGAGATATGATGGATGAGAACATATTTAACACTGCACCAAGAGAGGATAGGGAGGCATCCAAGGCACCAAGCGAGAGATCTGCTTCAGCCAGTAGTGGAAACGACAGTCAGGGTCAGAACAAGCCACCTGTAGTACCTCCAAAAACCGAAAAGGCTCTACGCCGAGCCATGAAGCTCACCACACGGATGATACAAAAAGCTGAAGCTAAAAGCAAATCTGAGCAAAAAGGTGACAAAAGTGTCGCTCACAAGGCTGAGAGGAGGAACCACTGCACTGACAAAGTACATGACAGATCAGAACACAGATCGCTTAGCAGTGACAGAATCAGCAGTAAGCAAAGCAAACCTCACGATTACACGGTTGAGCACAAAGCTCAAAGAAGCGAGAAGCATGGTAGACGCCATAATGGTCACAAGAGCCAAAATGTAGAAGAGAATGATCCTAGTGCGAAAGTGCCACATGAAACCAAAGGCAAAGATACTGGTGACTCAAAGACCCATCGCAATAAGAAACAACAAGAAGGCACATCAAACCATGGGGATGATTTGGAGAATGGCCAAATAAGCAATGACAGTGCCAGACTTGGCCGAAGCAATGAGAAATACTTGCCCAAGAAACTAGAACGTAGGACTCAAAGTCTAGATAGATTTTTAAGGGATAAGCCCAGAAACATATCGAGCAGCAGTGGGAAAACTGGTGTTGACGTTCATTCAACAGAAGGAATAACTTTACGCCACAACAGCATTGAACATAATTATGCACCAGACACTAATTTTGTAACACAGTCCTTCCCGATGACCCAAAGGAAGCTTTTACAGGACCCTGACTCTGGGGAATACTTTCTGGTGGATATGCCTGTACAGGTcaaaacaaaaactttctttGACCCGGAAACAAAAAGTTATGTGCAACTTCCAGTACAATCTCCTGAGACTGCTGTGCGACAAGCTCCACCATTGGAAATAATGAACACACCACCACTTATGCTGTATCATGGTTTTGTTCCAGTGCCCCTACCATCACAGAAATCTGTTATGAGGACTGGAGGATCTATGATTCCTCCTGATAACCTGGAAGACTTTGAACCTAGCAGGAAACAGATGCAGGAAACCTTTTATAAAACCCATAATGAAGAGGTAAATCCTTACTCTGAGCCTGTGTATATTTCACAAGAACATACACCCGAAGATGAAATTGATAGTGTGAGATGA